One Microlunatus soli genomic window carries:
- a CDS encoding (Fe-S)-binding protein — protein MTDPSEVFASETILDRSPKSIFDDHHPPEKDLIADCVHCGFCLPACPTYQLWGNEIDSPRGRIDLMKAGREGAVHLDDAFVQSFDNCLGCLACTTACPSGVQYDKLLNDVRPQIERHRKRSPGDRLWRALIFALFPHPDRLRVAAALGAGYQRILRPLLLRSGLLTRLPKKLRAMEALLPPVRISDIAARLPEHTAAIGPTRRRVGMLTGCAQRVFFHDVNQATVRVLAAEGCEVFSPAAQGCCGALSEHVGRDESAADQARRLIDAFEPLDLDTIVTNVAGCGANMKGYGRLLRDDPHYADRAAAFAARCRDISELLDELGPVARRHPIQATVAYHDACHLAHGQQVRSQPRAALQAIPGIAISDIPESETCCGSAGTYNLTNPEPAEQLGRRKVRNILSTEPELIATGNAGCLLQIRRYLAEGDADVPLYHPIQLIDFSIRGVQPPTVGPAGPGLSGPR, from the coding sequence ATGACCGACCCCTCCGAAGTGTTCGCCAGCGAGACGATCCTGGACCGGTCCCCGAAGAGCATCTTCGATGATCATCATCCGCCGGAGAAGGATCTGATCGCCGACTGTGTCCATTGCGGGTTCTGCCTGCCGGCCTGTCCGACCTACCAGTTGTGGGGCAACGAGATCGATTCGCCGCGGGGTCGGATCGATCTGATGAAGGCGGGCCGAGAGGGTGCGGTCCACCTTGATGACGCGTTCGTCCAGTCCTTCGACAACTGCCTCGGCTGCCTGGCCTGCACGACTGCCTGCCCCAGCGGTGTGCAGTACGACAAGTTGCTCAACGACGTTCGCCCGCAGATCGAACGCCACCGCAAGCGTTCGCCGGGCGACCGTCTCTGGCGCGCGCTGATCTTCGCCCTGTTCCCGCACCCGGATCGGCTCCGGGTGGCGGCCGCGCTCGGAGCCGGCTATCAGCGCATCCTCCGCCCGCTGCTGCTCCGCAGCGGACTGCTGACCCGACTGCCCAAGAAGCTGCGGGCGATGGAAGCGCTGCTGCCACCGGTCCGGATCAGCGACATCGCTGCCCGGCTCCCCGAACACACTGCCGCGATCGGCCCAACCCGTCGCCGAGTCGGAATGCTCACCGGCTGTGCACAACGGGTGTTCTTCCACGACGTGAACCAAGCGACAGTTCGGGTGCTGGCCGCGGAAGGCTGCGAGGTCTTCTCTCCCGCCGCGCAGGGATGCTGCGGGGCGCTGTCCGAGCACGTCGGCCGCGACGAATCGGCAGCCGACCAGGCCAGACGACTGATCGACGCCTTCGAACCGCTCGACCTGGACACCATCGTCACCAATGTCGCCGGCTGCGGCGCCAACATGAAGGGCTACGGCCGGCTGCTACGCGACGATCCTCACTACGCCGACCGAGCCGCCGCATTTGCAGCCAGGTGCCGCGACATCTCCGAACTCCTCGATGAGCTCGGACCGGTTGCCCGACGGCATCCGATTCAGGCAACGGTTGCCTACCACGATGCGTGCCATCTCGCGCACGGCCAGCAGGTCAGGTCCCAACCACGCGCTGCTCTGCAGGCGATTCCCGGCATCGCCATCTCCGACATCCCGGAATCCGAGACCTGCTGCGGTTCAGCCGGCACCTACAACCTGACCAACCCCGAACCCGCCGAGCAACTCGGCCGCCGCAAGGTCCGCAACATCCTCTCCACCGAACCCGAGCTGATCGCGACCGGCAATGCGGGCTGCCTGCTGCAGATTCGCCGCTACCTGGCCGAGGGTGACGCCGATGTCCCGCTCTACCACCCGATCCAGCTGATCGACTTCTCGATCCGTGGCGTTCAGCCGCCGACCGTCGGGCCCGCCGGACCGGGTCTGTCCGGCCCGCGCTGA
- a CDS encoding FAD-binding oxidoreductase produces MTTATSPGRPPAAERQRPDTVEAAARYLRAGAGDRRGVLITGAGTKLGWGGPVTAPMVELDTSRLDQIIDYRPSDMTVAVQAGTPLNTLQGVLAEHGQWLAIDPPTEAAGATVGGLLATGDAGPCRLRYGTLRDLAIGCTVVLADGVVAHAGGHVIKNVAGYDLTKLMHGSLGTLALIGEVVLRLQPVPEATRTISCRLSAVAAVWATLAVIGSGVEPSATEWYGAGSGPGVLLVRLDGTQRSIEPAAAVVLQQLREVNAVDLQILTVDDAVEQWRRAAETTTGGGRCHPAADGAATVRLGTLPDQLPLVVEQLDTLGSRHQVRFELTSSTGIGLHTVRLTGPVASLAALIDDLGAVLQRQLGGTLTLRDRDRDVDQLRGTSAPMPDPPPTAGLQRAVKDHFDPGHRLAPGRFAPWF; encoded by the coding sequence ATGACGACAGCCACCAGCCCCGGCCGGCCGCCGGCCGCGGAACGGCAACGTCCCGATACGGTCGAGGCTGCCGCCCGATATCTGCGCGCCGGTGCCGGTGACCGCCGCGGCGTGCTGATCACCGGTGCCGGCACCAAACTCGGATGGGGCGGCCCCGTCACCGCCCCGATGGTTGAGCTCGACACCAGTCGACTGGATCAGATCATCGACTACCGGCCGAGTGATATGACGGTCGCGGTGCAGGCCGGAACGCCCTTGAACACCCTGCAAGGTGTTCTCGCCGAGCACGGTCAATGGCTGGCCATCGATCCGCCGACAGAGGCTGCGGGCGCTACCGTCGGCGGGCTCCTGGCAACCGGCGATGCCGGACCGTGTCGTTTGCGGTACGGGACGCTGCGCGATCTCGCGATCGGCTGCACCGTGGTTCTGGCAGACGGCGTTGTCGCGCACGCCGGCGGTCACGTGATCAAGAATGTCGCCGGATACGACCTGACCAAATTGATGCACGGGTCACTCGGAACGCTCGCTCTGATCGGCGAGGTCGTCCTTCGGCTGCAGCCGGTGCCGGAGGCGACTCGGACGATCAGTTGCCGACTGTCCGCGGTCGCCGCCGTCTGGGCGACTCTGGCGGTCATCGGGTCGGGGGTGGAGCCCAGCGCCACCGAGTGGTACGGAGCCGGCAGTGGGCCCGGCGTCCTGCTGGTCCGGTTGGATGGCACCCAGCGCAGCATCGAACCGGCCGCAGCCGTTGTCCTTCAGCAGCTCCGCGAGGTGAACGCAGTCGACCTTCAGATCCTCACCGTCGACGATGCTGTCGAACAGTGGAGACGCGCCGCCGAGACCACAACCGGCGGCGGCAGATGCCATCCGGCAGCGGACGGTGCGGCGACCGTCCGTCTTGGCACGCTCCCCGACCAGTTGCCCCTGGTGGTCGAGCAACTCGACACACTCGGAAGTCGCCATCAGGTGCGCTTCGAACTCACCAGCAGTACCGGAATCGGGTTGCACACCGTACGACTGACAGGACCGGTGGCGAGCCTGGCGGCACTCATCGACGACCTCGGCGCCGTCCTCCAACGGCAGCTCGGCGGCACCCTCACGCTCCGTGACCGCGACCGTGACGTCGATCAGCTCCGCGGTACATCCGCGCCGATGCCCGACCCTCCGCCGACCGCCGGACTGCAGCGCGCCGTGAAGGATCATTTCGACCCGGGACACCGGCTGGCGCCCGGTCGGTTCGCTCCCTGGTTCTGA
- a CDS encoding FAD-linked oxidase C-terminal domain-containing protein — MTFPYCKNGLGQASTVISDISARSVSTVPATVPDASPDIEAAAAAFAATFRRDQLITDPAGLRTYECDGLSAFRVRPALVLLADSTEDVVAAVRICTTYGVCFVPRGAGTGLSGGALPQANGVVISTARMRKVLSIDPDNRRMTVQPGMANSAVSAAAESHGLYFAPDPSSQIVCSVGGNVAENSGGAHCLKYGFTTNHIHAITVVTPTGEVVRLGGSSADPVGPDLLGVFIGSEGTLGIVTEITVRLLVRPIAVRTLVADFATAEQAADAVSGLVSHGVIPAAVEMLDQLAISAVETATRAGYNRDAGAALVIELDGFDAAVGEEFTITERLCRDNHASNIRIAQSPAERDLIWKGRKSAFAAMGRISPAYLVQDGVIPRTKLAEVLTRIAELATAAGLRVANVFHAGDGNLHPLVLFDSDDAEETERAEQLSTAIAELCVTFGGSLSGEHGIGADKACSMPTMFSGDDLETMQRVRAAFDPAGLANPDKIFPTPRLCGERSGKYRPHPLELTGRIGRG; from the coding sequence GTGACATTTCCGTATTGTAAAAATGGGTTGGGGCAAGCATCCACGGTGATCAGCGATATTTCGGCGCGGAGCGTATCGACGGTGCCCGCCACTGTTCCTGACGCGAGCCCTGACATCGAGGCGGCTGCTGCCGCCTTCGCTGCGACCTTTCGCCGGGATCAGCTCATCACCGACCCGGCCGGGCTGAGGACCTACGAGTGCGACGGGCTCAGTGCTTTCCGGGTCCGTCCCGCGCTCGTCCTCCTCGCCGACTCGACCGAGGACGTTGTCGCCGCCGTGCGGATCTGCACGACGTACGGCGTCTGTTTCGTCCCTCGTGGTGCAGGCACCGGACTCTCCGGTGGCGCTCTACCGCAAGCGAATGGTGTCGTGATCAGCACCGCACGGATGCGCAAGGTGCTGTCGATCGATCCGGACAACAGGCGGATGACTGTCCAACCGGGGATGGCCAACAGCGCCGTTTCGGCTGCCGCGGAATCCCACGGTCTGTACTTCGCACCGGATCCATCCAGTCAGATCGTCTGTTCGGTCGGTGGGAACGTCGCCGAGAACAGCGGCGGAGCCCACTGCCTGAAGTACGGATTCACGACCAACCACATCCACGCGATCACGGTTGTCACTCCGACCGGAGAGGTGGTCCGACTCGGCGGCTCGTCGGCCGATCCTGTCGGACCAGATCTGCTCGGAGTGTTCATCGGATCCGAGGGGACGTTGGGCATCGTCACCGAGATCACCGTTCGGCTGCTGGTCCGCCCCATTGCGGTGCGCACCCTGGTCGCCGACTTCGCGACTGCAGAGCAAGCCGCCGACGCTGTCAGCGGGCTCGTGTCACACGGCGTCATTCCCGCCGCCGTCGAGATGCTTGATCAGCTGGCGATCTCGGCTGTGGAGACCGCAACCCGAGCGGGCTACAACAGGGACGCCGGTGCCGCGCTGGTGATCGAACTCGACGGCTTCGATGCAGCCGTCGGCGAGGAGTTCACGATCACCGAACGACTGTGCCGGGACAACCACGCATCGAACATCCGCATCGCACAGAGTCCCGCCGAGCGGGACTTGATCTGGAAGGGCCGCAAGTCTGCCTTCGCGGCGATGGGTCGGATCAGCCCCGCGTACCTGGTTCAGGACGGCGTCATCCCCCGAACCAAGCTCGCCGAGGTCCTCACTCGGATCGCCGAACTCGCCACGGCCGCCGGCCTCCGGGTAGCCAATGTCTTCCACGCCGGCGACGGCAATCTGCACCCGCTGGTGCTCTTCGACTCCGATGATGCGGAGGAGACCGAACGCGCCGAACAGCTGTCAACGGCGATCGCCGAGCTCTGCGTGACCTTCGGCGGTTCGCTCAGCGGCGAGCACGGTATCGGCGCCGACAAGGCCTGTTCCATGCCCACGATGTTCTCCGGCGACGACCTGGAAACCATGCAACGAGTCCGCGCCGCGTTCGACCCCGCCGGCCTGGCCAACCCGGACAAGATCTTCCCCACCCCGCGACTGTGCGGCGAAAGGTCGGGCAAATACCGGCCGCATCCGCTCGAACTGACCGGCCGGATCGGAAGGGGCTAG
- a CDS encoding SDR family oxidoreductase, giving the protein MNTDLSQRTAVVTGGGRGIGLALARSFAASGARVALIDLLDTVDDTARHLADEYGVATCGRRVDVTDQAAVADAFADIGAGLGVPQVLLTAAGIEINGDSVDVTADQWRKVIDVNLTGTFFAAQAFGSGLLTAGLPGSAVMIASMSGSIVNVPQWAASYNASKAAVAHLGKSLAVEWAASGIRVNSISPGYVLTDLTQAILDRQPQLHDDWVARIPQGRMAKPTDLAGLVTFLASDASDYLTAQDIVIDGGYTAI; this is encoded by the coding sequence ATGAACACCGATCTCAGTCAACGCACCGCTGTCGTCACCGGCGGCGGCCGCGGTATCGGTCTCGCACTGGCCCGGTCGTTCGCCGCAAGTGGAGCCAGGGTCGCCCTGATCGACCTGCTCGACACCGTCGACGACACCGCTCGACACCTCGCCGATGAGTACGGAGTCGCGACCTGCGGTCGTCGGGTCGACGTCACCGACCAGGCGGCGGTCGCCGACGCGTTCGCCGACATCGGCGCCGGCCTCGGCGTACCACAGGTGTTGCTGACCGCCGCCGGCATCGAGATCAACGGCGACTCCGTCGACGTGACGGCCGACCAGTGGCGCAAGGTGATCGACGTCAATCTCACCGGCACGTTCTTCGCCGCCCAGGCCTTCGGGTCCGGGTTGCTCACGGCCGGGTTGCCCGGCAGTGCGGTGATGATCGCGTCGATGTCCGGGTCGATCGTCAACGTGCCGCAATGGGCGGCCTCGTACAACGCCTCCAAGGCAGCCGTCGCCCATCTGGGCAAGTCACTTGCGGTCGAATGGGCCGCATCCGGCATCCGGGTCAACTCGATCTCGCCCGGCTACGTGCTGACCGACCTGACCCAGGCGATCCTCGACCGACAGCCGCAACTGCATGACGATTGGGTCGCCCGGATCCCCCAGGGACGGATGGCCAAGCCGACCGATCTCGCCGGCCTGGTGACGTTCCTGGCTTCCGACGCCTCGGACTATCTGACCGCCCAGGACATCGTGATCGACGGCGGCTACACCGCCATCTGA
- a CDS encoding triose-phosphate isomerase: MITAPFFEIGPKNLLRRHEIEPIAAAAGRAGAELGVAVVLTVPTALVAPLDGLRTGVSVFAQGMDVARLGDSMFRVTAESLADAGAAGVMLNHDSNPLRPEEITSSLARCAELGLQTIVCAGTEQAAIEIAALEPTAVLFEPASLIGSSGVHARDWIPAATAAIRGAGAGVLAMHAGGVATPEIAEMIMVAGADGTGSTSGVLTATDPSIAARRFIAATRTGWEQARRA, translated from the coding sequence ATGATCACCGCCCCATTCTTCGAGATCGGGCCGAAGAATCTGCTGCGTCGGCACGAGATCGAACCGATCGCCGCTGCCGCCGGCCGGGCCGGAGCAGAGCTCGGTGTCGCTGTCGTCCTGACTGTTCCGACGGCACTCGTCGCGCCGCTCGACGGTCTCCGAACCGGTGTATCGGTGTTTGCCCAGGGCATGGATGTCGCGCGACTCGGCGACTCGATGTTCCGAGTGACCGCGGAGTCGCTGGCCGATGCCGGTGCCGCGGGTGTGATGCTCAACCACGACAGCAATCCGCTTCGTCCCGAAGAGATCACGTCGAGCTTGGCACGCTGTGCCGAGCTCGGCCTGCAGACCATCGTCTGCGCCGGAACCGAGCAGGCGGCGATCGAGATCGCCGCGCTCGAACCGACAGCCGTCCTGTTCGAGCCGGCATCGCTGATCGGCAGCTCCGGGGTCCACGCCCGCGACTGGATCCCGGCCGCGACGGCAGCGATCCGTGGTGCCGGCGCCGGCGTCCTCGCCATGCATGCCGGCGGAGTCGCCACGCCGGAGATCGCCGAGATGATCATGGTCGCCGGAGCCGACGGCACCGGATCGACCAGCGGCGTGCTCACCGCCACCGACCCCAGCATCGCCGCACGGCGGTTCATCGCCGCCACCCGGACCGGATGGGAACAGGCCCGACGGGCGTAA
- a CDS encoding sugar phosphate isomerase/epimerase family protein, which yields MLLACSSPMIPGDTLTDKAILLAQWGYDAIAVFHPLQDWNSDVRRELTALTSRTGVRPVEFVLTDAVYGQAMTADDDLRERCRAMYREAAAVCAEIGAVTEIEYEYGPQDPLPLFEPHQPLDDQQRSAFLDFYRELLEIVSGSEGRVLLEPLNRYESRYLNLVDDNLVIIDAVDHPQAGLLPDVFHMSIEESDLPAALRRAGDRIAHVHLGDSNRLLPGHGHLDWPEIFAALREVGYDRYVNLECSTEGDPATTLPATAERLRALIES from the coding sequence ATGCTGCTCGCCTGCTCGTCTCCGATGATTCCCGGAGACACGCTCACCGACAAGGCCATCCTGCTCGCGCAGTGGGGGTATGACGCTATTGCCGTGTTCCATCCGTTGCAGGACTGGAATTCCGACGTCCGACGGGAGCTCACCGCGCTCACCTCGCGTACCGGGGTCCGGCCAGTCGAGTTCGTGCTCACCGACGCGGTGTACGGCCAGGCCATGACCGCCGACGACGACCTCCGGGAACGGTGCCGGGCCATGTATCGCGAAGCTGCCGCGGTCTGCGCCGAGATCGGGGCCGTGACCGAGATCGAGTACGAGTACGGTCCGCAGGATCCGCTGCCGCTCTTCGAGCCGCACCAGCCGCTGGATGATCAACAACGGTCGGCGTTCCTGGACTTCTATCGGGAGCTGCTCGAGATCGTCTCCGGATCCGAGGGCCGAGTGCTGCTCGAGCCGTTGAACCGCTACGAGAGCCGCTACCTCAACCTCGTGGACGACAACCTGGTGATCATCGACGCCGTCGACCATCCGCAGGCAGGACTGCTCCCGGACGTGTTCCACATGTCGATCGAGGAGTCCGACCTGCCCGCCGCACTGCGCCGGGCCGGTGATCGGATCGCCCACGTCCATCTCGGCGACAGCAACCGGCTGCTGCCCGGGCACGGTCACCTGGACTGGCCGGAGATCTTCGCTGCTCTCCGCGAGGTCGGATACGACCGGTACGTCAACCTGGAGTGTTCGACCGAGGGCGACCCGGCGACAACGCTGCCGGCAACGGCGGAGCGACTCCGTGCCCTGATCGAGTCATGA
- a CDS encoding FGGY-family carbohydrate kinase, which yields MLVYAVDVGTTNTKVVLFDEQLRRLAIASTPAIYDRADDRVEFSAERLFCSVVELIRQCHRDAGTLDLQHAIIALTGQAESLVLVDHQGHSMGPGLSWLDDRATDEATEIGEHFGIDAAFAITGEPAPSATWPAAKLRWLARHDPARLEAASSILMIKDDLIRRFTGTAAAEITTRGFSYFYDVPKRRYWQGMLDLLGVPETKLPDVVAAGSDLGTVSSPVADLLPPATSYRVNAGALDHFCAMVGTGSYRPGVISESAGTVLSLSLLTTDWAFDPGHRVSFHPGIGADDLVLFNGVDCGGIALEWYRREALSGIGYDELERLLQRRTSTSAPLFLPYLTGVNPPDYFVDARGAFLDLDLGHDRIDLAFAVQEGIAHLLRRNVDALASDAIREIVSTGGGAESAFWSSLKADVCGVDVVVPEEPEATCRGAAVLALVTAGRLGSIDDGTRLHRPPIVRHPAHRTAEREGRYRRFEDYLHRLFEA from the coding sequence GTGCTCGTCTACGCCGTCGACGTCGGCACCACGAACACCAAGGTGGTGCTCTTCGACGAACAGCTGCGGCGGCTGGCCATCGCCTCGACGCCGGCGATCTACGACCGTGCCGACGATCGGGTGGAATTCTCCGCCGAGCGACTCTTCTGCTCCGTGGTCGAGCTGATCCGGCAGTGCCACCGCGATGCCGGCACGCTCGACCTGCAGCATGCGATCATCGCCCTGACCGGCCAAGCCGAATCCCTTGTCCTGGTTGATCATCAGGGGCACTCGATGGGTCCGGGACTGTCCTGGCTGGACGACCGGGCGACCGACGAGGCGACCGAGATCGGCGAACACTTCGGCATCGACGCTGCGTTCGCAATCACCGGCGAACCCGCTCCGTCGGCGACCTGGCCGGCGGCAAAACTTCGCTGGTTGGCGCGGCACGATCCGGCCCGCCTGGAGGCGGCGTCCTCGATCTTGATGATCAAGGACGACCTGATCCGACGTTTCACCGGGACGGCTGCCGCCGAGATCACGACCCGCGGGTTCAGCTACTTCTACGATGTGCCGAAGCGCCGTTACTGGCAAGGGATGCTGGACCTTCTCGGCGTACCGGAGACCAAGCTGCCCGACGTCGTCGCGGCCGGTTCCGATCTGGGCACGGTGTCCAGCCCCGTGGCCGACCTGCTGCCACCGGCCACCTCCTACCGGGTGAACGCCGGTGCGCTCGATCACTTCTGCGCCATGGTCGGCACCGGCTCGTATCGGCCCGGCGTGATCAGTGAGTCGGCCGGCACCGTGCTGTCACTGTCACTGCTGACCACGGACTGGGCGTTCGACCCAGGGCACAGGGTGTCGTTCCACCCCGGCATCGGTGCCGACGACCTGGTCCTCTTCAATGGCGTGGACTGTGGCGGGATCGCTCTGGAGTGGTATCGCCGGGAGGCGCTCTCCGGGATCGGCTACGACGAACTGGAACGCCTGCTGCAACGGCGCACGTCGACGTCGGCACCCTTGTTCCTGCCCTATCTCACCGGTGTGAATCCGCCGGACTACTTCGTCGACGCTCGCGGCGCGTTCCTCGATCTCGATCTGGGCCACGACCGCATCGATCTCGCCTTCGCCGTACAGGAAGGGATCGCTCACCTGCTGCGCCGCAACGTCGACGCCCTCGCCTCCGACGCGATCCGGGAGATCGTGTCCACCGGTGGCGGGGCGGAGTCGGCGTTCTGGAGTTCGCTCAAGGCCGACGTCTGCGGTGTCGACGTCGTCGTCCCCGAGGAACCTGAGGCCACCTGCCGCGGCGCCGCCGTGCTCGCACTCGTCACGGCCGGCCGGCTGGGCAGCATCGACGACGGCACACGGCTGCACCGGCCGCCGATCGTGCGGCATCCCGCACACCGGACCGCCGAGCGGGAGGGCCGCTATCGACGTTTCGAGGACTACCTGCACCGCCTCTTCGAGGCGTGA
- a CDS encoding YjbQ family protein — translation MSTSRHRSVVIETPARQEFFDVTADLQQVVADSAVQNGIAIAYSAHTSCCVILQEESEDVTYYGTQLLLQDTLNVFAKIAPPVRHEGQYLHPGPIHIRNAGELRDELPQWGLNTDGHIISSILGRSETVPVIDGTVVLGEFGRVYFGDLDSVRARTRTVHFQILGD, via the coding sequence ATGAGCACCAGCCGCCATCGATCGGTGGTGATCGAAACGCCTGCTCGACAGGAGTTCTTCGACGTCACCGCCGATTTGCAGCAGGTCGTCGCCGACAGCGCAGTGCAGAACGGCATCGCGATCGCCTACTCCGCACACACCAGTTGCTGCGTGATCCTGCAGGAGGAGTCGGAGGACGTGACCTACTACGGGACTCAGCTGTTGCTGCAGGACACCCTGAACGTGTTCGCCAAGATCGCGCCGCCGGTCCGGCACGAAGGTCAGTATCTGCATCCCGGTCCGATCCACATCCGCAACGCCGGCGAACTCCGTGACGAGCTGCCGCAGTGGGGACTGAACACCGACGGCCACATCATCTCCTCGATCCTCGGTCGGTCGGAGACGGTCCCGGTGATCGACGGGACGGTCGTCCTGGGCGAGTTCGGCCGGGTCTATTTCGGGGATCTCGACTCGGTGCGGGCCCGGACCCGCACTGTCCACTTCCAGATCCTCGGCGACTGA
- a CDS encoding LysR family transcriptional regulator translates to MNKDVSLSLLRYFEALGTELNYRRAAEKLFISQPALSAAIRQLERRVGDRLFDRDTHSVALTAVGREWLPYVRSALREVDAAIDAVATLANNAQVRIGYLTGTGGDLLFEMLEGLDDDLAEISIETTEYDFADPTAGLAAGKTDLALLRPPVDVDDLEMVMVAEESWIACLPRTHRLAGRAELTVEELLDEPIVVAPQSAGRWRDYWMAADARNGKPANIVAEAATYEAETTLIARGVGISFTTSSLSRLYERPGIRFVPIVDRPVSYTALAWRSGRLSTSARLLVQHMLSRIPTVRQPQ, encoded by the coding sequence ATGAACAAGGACGTCAGCCTGAGCCTGCTGCGCTACTTCGAAGCGCTCGGCACCGAACTGAACTACCGACGCGCGGCCGAGAAGCTCTTCATCTCCCAGCCGGCACTGTCCGCAGCGATCCGCCAGTTGGAGCGGCGGGTCGGCGATCGACTGTTCGACCGGGACACCCACTCCGTCGCGTTGACTGCAGTCGGTCGGGAATGGCTGCCCTACGTGCGTTCGGCTCTGCGGGAGGTCGATGCAGCCATCGACGCGGTCGCCACTCTGGCCAACAACGCCCAGGTCCGGATCGGATACCTCACCGGGACCGGCGGGGATCTGCTCTTCGAGATGTTGGAGGGGCTGGATGATGATCTTGCCGAGATCTCCATCGAGACCACCGAGTACGACTTCGCCGATCCGACGGCGGGCCTGGCGGCAGGCAAGACCGACCTCGCCCTCCTGCGGCCACCGGTGGACGTGGATGATCTTGAAATGGTGATGGTGGCTGAGGAGTCCTGGATCGCCTGTCTGCCGCGGACGCATCGGTTGGCCGGGCGTGCTGAACTGACCGTGGAGGAGTTGCTCGACGAACCGATCGTGGTGGCGCCGCAGTCGGCCGGGCGATGGCGCGACTACTGGATGGCAGCGGACGCGAGGAACGGTAAACCGGCGAACATCGTCGCCGAGGCCGCGACGTACGAGGCTGAGACGACGTTGATCGCCCGCGGGGTGGGGATCAGCTTCACCACGTCGTCGTTGTCGCGGCTGTACGAACGTCCCGGTATCCGCTTCGTCCCGATCGTGGATCGTCCGGTCAGCTACACCGCCCTGGCCTGGCGATCCGGTCGGTTGTCGACGTCGGCACGTCTGCTCGTGCAGCACATGCTGAGCCGGATCCCCACCGTCCGCCAACCCCAGTGA